The Rhipicephalus sanguineus isolate Rsan-2018 chromosome 10, BIME_Rsan_1.4, whole genome shotgun sequence genome segment GGCGTCGTGTGGAGTTACCCCTCCGTGTCTCCTGACGCGCGGTGGCGTACGACGCATTGTTTAGCCAGCGTTGCACATCGCGAGTGCAGGAAGGGGCCACGTTTTGGTGCGCGTCTCAAGGCCAGTTTTCAAACTAAAGCAAAatataggagcgttgctttaaagcgcacacttctggcaatctcgcgggtgatacggcacacgctgaagcaccgccaagctctgcgtaccgccagcagtAAATGTGTATATATGGTGCCTTCCATAGGAGAGAAAGAACGCCGCCATGCTCGGCTGCctgcgggagtacaaaggctgacgtcacagcctcaaCAGTTCATTTTTGGGGGGACGCATATTTAGCGTCGCCCAGAGGAGATTGTGGCACTGCCCAAGGAGCCGTCTGGGAACAGGTCTATAAATGGCTCACCGTTAGCATTGAAAACAACGAATGGTGCGTGGCCCATGGTTCTCTAACGCGCCGTGCTGCGGAgagaggggtcgcaggttcgaatcccggtggcgcgattcgtatttttttctttgtagcttatatatatatccgggacatgacagcgacggcaaaaacccggcgagagtgtccatatcattgctaccGCAATTATATATTTCTCAAGATATGGCGCCGTAATTTCGTTGTTTTGTAGTGTTCGAGATTTGTTACAATATACATTGTTTTGCAATTTGCAGAGTGTTATCTGCCTTGGTGCTTTTGTGCAACAGTCCTCATCCAGTTAGGCATAATGGTTGTATAGAAAGCAATTTCTGCGTTTTCGTGAATATTTCGATGTTAAGCCTACTCTAATGTACATCTCATGATGGCCTGCGCAAAGTACACACAGGGCTAGAAGAATGCACACGACACGAGCGCTATCAAACTGAAAGTTTAACAAAAAAGCATGGAATATTTAAGCAAAGATATGTTGGAACTTGTTTTCGTTGCTGTTCACTGACTTCCTTTCCGTTTATATATCTTACGCTTTTCCATTAAACTTTCAGCTGTTaggcagcgcttgtgtcgtgtacaTCCTTCTGGTACTGCGCCTTGTTCGCGCCGGCCATCATGAGTATCTTCCATCTCACCCAATATGCTACCTTAATACTATATTGTTTTCGCTCACAGACGCACGCTTCTGACATTCTCCGCAGGTGTGCAAGAATCCGAAGTACGACAGCATTCGCGAAAGCGAAGAGATGAGCTGCAGTTACGTCGTGGACAAGAACGCAGCGATGACCTTTGTCTACGACACACCCGCTACGCTAAGATACAAGGTACGCAGAGTCGTTGCCGCCCAGTGATTCAATTGTTTGTACATTCACTATTTTCAAAAAAACATTTCTTTGAAATTTAAAGCACTAAGGACTGTTTACAACGAGGGATAGTGATGTGAACTTGTTTACGCTGATTTATCATTACTACTTCTAAGGCAACCAGGACGAAGACTGCATTAAGCGCAAAAATACTGGACCACGCGTTGACTATGACTTgatgtatttttttattattgcgtattagaaatttatacagattATGAGCCACTTCTCGGACACGCTCTCAATACTGACATACCTTCATGCCAACGCACAACGCCAGCAAAGTAGGACTCCTTCTAGCCCAAGTATCAGACATTAATGGGAGAAGCTCTGTTGTCCGGCACagccacttaaagggacactaaagagcaagacgatttttctcgcattagtaaagtagtcttccacgataccaaaaacaccacgcttgctgcgagaagacgcttaataagcgagaaaacgcgaaaaaagaaaatacaggtggcgacgccaccttggaattcccgcaccatttgccgtgacgtcacatatttttgacggcgcctcttgggcctacgtagttcctaatcggttaaatcgaagtacgttgtcctctgagggggccagagacttgacataacgagtttgtggaaatttagtcgagccagtggcgccaaaatacgttaaatgctctttgaaacctttgacgtcccgaattacaaagttcagcgcgaaatttaaaaatgaaactttgaacttggttttcacctctaataataaacctatggtggtgaaataaactacacaagagttctctgagcacactttatcaatctaaaccaattcattgtttctctttagtgtccctttaagtgcttcacatttttcttctttctttacatATTACACCTTCCCTACTTCATATTTATCGCGTCTTTCGTAAGAAAACATAATTTCCGTTCCTTCTAACTGCACTTGTCACGTATAGCTTCTGCAGTAAGCGCTCAGATGTGAGTAGTTGTCCAGTTTAATATATAAATGTTATCCAAGGCGTATGATTAGGCACCCTCTCTTCTGCACATTGCATGTCCAGAGCTCGTTGTCTTCAGGTTTAGTGTCTACTGTGcacttcgtcttctttcgcagtaGTTATAAGGTTCAGAGTGAGCGCTGTTTAGTTCGTCAATGTGAACCATGTCCATGTCTATCGTTCATTACGTACAGCGTCAGTAACATAACGAACGCGAGGACATGAGCAAAAAGCTGCTATATTGCCCCTACTTTTGACAGCCAAAAAAACATACATTgcataacaatttttttttagttctcgtATGTAGCGTTTTCAcataactaaagaaaaaaaaaacagagtaatagtatataaaggtgaagaaattCATAGAAATTCTTATAtggcaattatgacacctacgcTTAGTTTTAGCAAACGGCGTTGCCTCATTTAAAGGTGTGAAACAATGTATGAAGTTTGCACAAAATATGCTTCTCTCTTTGCACAACAATCGTTATCATGTTCACGCTGTGGGACAAAAGCCTTTCGCAGAGATGCTAAACTGACCTCGTATTCTTCCAGAAAAGCGGCCCTTATTCCTTGCGAATTTTAAGTTTTATCACACCCATTAATTTTCTTCCGGTCCACGTCTGCGTTTTACTTCACCACCGCTTTTCCACCCAGGGAATTTAAGAGCATGCTGCACTCAATTATAAAAAAGAAATTACGCGCAGCTGATTGTCTCTCTCTAATTGGCACCGATTTTTTCTGTCCCTTAGCGAAACTATCTTGAACAATTACGAAATGAGTGCCCACTTTACAGCCAACAATTTTCGATAGCATATCTCTTTATTAAACTTGAACCTCGATTGTGTGTTCGTTGAGCTATAAAACTCGTCGCCGGAATTTCTCTCCGAGTTACATGTCGGGTTCTTCTGTTTTCGAGAGCCGGGAACCAGTTGATAACTTTCTGTTCTTGCGTTTCGAATAAGCGTGTTTTTCCTCGAATCCTACCCCGGTGTGCATTGTCGTAATGCTGAgtgttaaaaaaaatgttatatTCCCCGATAAGAGCACTCAGATTAGAAACTATGACCGCAATAACGCACACTAAGTACAtctgttttttttctatgttgAGTTTTGTCACGCTCTCTTAAACATTACTGTATTCATAAGCATTTTATGCATCaggcttgaaacttctttgcattCTGGCTGATAGTTTAGAAAATTTTGACTTATGGGTGCATTTCCACTCAAAATGACTATTCCAGACATTTTACTTCTGAGTGAGTTTCATTATAGTTACACATCCCGCATTTATTGCGGCATGACAAGCATGAGATTACTCATTTTCATTGATTTTCAAAGCTTTGCCTAACGAAGAGGAACGTAACTGGACTACAGTACGGGATCACGGCGGCGCGGCTCGAGTATTCGGATGCATTCGACCACTGCGGTTTGGGCACGTTTCCAATGCTGACCGCAGTTAAAAACACGCTTACGTTCTTCAAGGAGAAGTACAATTCCCCTGACGCCTACGACGAGTGTCTTTCAACCAAGAGTTCTGCCGAAGAAGACCAAGTGACAGATATGCTATGAATCGGTGACGTATTTTATATTAAAAAATAGTATTTTTCAGTCTTCAATGTCAGTGTTTCCGATGTATTACTCGCAAATTCACGCTTAGAATTATTATATCAGCAGCCTATTCTACCTGCCGCATATGCGCTCTAATGGAACTTTAGTCTGAAAAATGAGAGATGCCTTGCATTAGCTCTTTTTTATGATATGAATAATATGTGGCGTTGCCGCCGATATGTTTTGTTTTCTGCTTCGGTTTTGACCCTAAAATATAGCTTCAACAAACTCTTCCCCGCCTTTGGCTTCTTGAACCTGACACATTTATTCACAAGGTAAGGGCATCTGACCACGTTGGATTTTAGTTTCACGAATGCATGTTTCAAAGCGCACGAAATGAGAACCTATGTGTCAATGACTTAGCCATTGTAAACTTAGACATCAACAAATGAAGAGTTGAGCGCAAACTTCGCTTCTGCATAGAGCTCCTTTTCGGGCTGCTGCGTGGTCACTCTTACGCTAGCATGTAGCGAAAGTTGCCGTGCCTTTCCTTCTGCTGTCACTCAAGTCATTCTCGACAAATGGCACGTGGTTCAACGCATCACTACTGCATATCAACACCATATTAATGGAAGGACTAAGCGCGCGCATTTGGTTGAGTTTGCTGCACTATTTAACAAAATCATATGGGCTATTGTGGCTTTCAAATTGCGCTACGTCTATGCGGACACTATGACAATTTGGTAGTTCTTCCTTATCTCTTGCGAGGTGTACCAAATTTTTTATATCCGTTTAACGATATAGAGGACACAACAATTTTCCGAACTGTTAAAACAGCTTGAGCGGAGGAAGGCTGCCGAAAAATGGAGGCACGAACAGTGGAAGACCACtagtgggtcattccatgccaactcaACCATTTATTTTCCAACCATCTTAAATATGGCTGACAAAATTTCAACATTTTTCTTGAAGCTGTAAAGTCGTTCCCCTCGTGTGTTTCTGTTCCCAAAAAtattcccgcctatttgtgagagtttGTCGCTTTGCGCCGATTGAGCTAGAGGGCATcatacaattttttttcaagGGGGGTTTATGTAATATAATCGATAAAATAACGCTTGCGCAAGCTAATGAAGTAGTGTAACTATGAAAATAATGACGTCTTTATGTATAACAATTCTTCGAGGGCTTCTGGCACTAGCAAAATAAATAAAGTTGCAAAATTTGATAATTTTTTTCCAGCAGCATTGCAAATTTAGAGGGCACATAAATATGTAATGTAGGCCTGTTCAATATGCtaataaataaaaacaatttAGGCGCTGAAGGTATAACAGGTCGTGTGAACAAAAATTGcgaatttcgctttttttttcagaaaagctcTGTACTCAACGACAAAAAAGTCGCCTTGGtgttcggactaaaaatatgcatgATACCTCATTGCAAAACTCTGCGTATTAGCTGAACGTATACGAAGTTACAAGAGGGTATTATTTTTCAAACTCGAGAAATATGTTTTTCCATTTTTATTTGCGCCAGCTTTCTCGTCGTCGCATCTCAAACGGCATGAAGCACACGCAATGGCCATCTTCTGCCCAAGCCcgctgacctgggatgcagacggcAAACTTGGCACCGTCTTCAAAGCAATCGAAAAGAAAATAGGGTATCATCTGCGTTTTATTGCCAACAGAGGTACGCTGCAAGCAATGTGGCCAAAGTGTGATGACTTCCAGATGAGCCATCCAGCCATTAGAGATATAAAATTATAATATGGTACTTTCCTTTTGACAGGATatggcgcgcacacaaacacggacactagaagaAAGACTCAAACATCTTCTACTGCCCGTGTCTGTGCGCGTGCCATATCCTGTGTAAATGAACaattaccaacaagcccaattaGCTATGGTACTTTCCTCAGCGAGTTCTGCCAAGTCGAAAGGTGCGTTTTATAcacttaataaataaaaaaaacatggttgattcctctgtcataggaatccgtataacacgaaagtaaaacgtgtcgttacagaagtagttgaatgcttacggtacattggtataagagagcttgcacaatgcctattggtctttggcagctatagaaccgtttaacggggatgcacccacgttgactattggtggtacactctaagaaaaaagagtcctttggctctttttgaagagttctggcttgccacgtatatgactctctttaaggagtcacgtcaactctctttgggcgtcattatactctcttctgagagttGTGTGTCCCACAAGGGAGGTAACATGCCTCTTTAAAGAAagccatatacgtggcaagtcaggactacccgaaaggactcacatactcttttttttcttagattgtacaTCTTTATCTCGACGACTAACaaccatgatcaatgattaaacaaacccttgtggtatctttagcagttaacggtgagagcgtaagcagaaaaggcagtgtggcagcGAGAAGAGCGCAGCTCattggatgcagaacttgggctaaggtcgccatcccgccgcatgttaaagagttattgaacaccacggccggactacagggGAACGCAACACGCGTCCGGTCTACCCTGTAGCCTCGCCGCAATTTTTCTCAGGGCAAGCGtaagcggtgaacgcggtgttacagccaggcgaggcaggcgcgcgtcgcagagctatttttggtatgaatggatgctatgagcgaggccgatgcttgggTTAAGGTCACCACCTCACGGTGttttaaggcgttgacaaaagtGAACTtatcctattggaaacgcgccgaatgggacagacggTTGGCTTCGATCAACGACGCATTGCAGGAAAAAATCGCCGAGGCTACGGTCATGGTGCATTACTTTACCGTTCCCAGAGGAcgccaccacctcgccgaccaagagcactgagaAAGTAAGGTGCGAGCTATAAAGACGCGTTTGGAAAGCCTCCACAacgtgtgaccgtggcgcagtggctagcgtgtccggcatctgttgtcgcggaccgagaggtcgtgcgtTCGACTCCCCTTGACGAAACGCTTTTCTTCCTTTGCCATGTCATCGTGCGTATTTTTTCTACGtcaattccgtgacggaaatacgtcactgaagtcttggtggacataggcataaagcactttcgtgtttgAAAAATATTATCATATGCAGTAAATAATTCAGACAGAGCGTTCGTAGCATTCACGCAGTTCGTTGATAATAACTGTCGTATTACAATTGCCCATCTTTTTTTGTCCTGCTTCCAGGCGAGCACCCTGCTCCCTCAGACCCAAAGACTGCCATAAAACTGCACAAGTGAAGAACACATATATATTACACACTAGTAGGAAAAAAAGAGTGTTACACACTAGTAGAAAAAAAgagagttccacactcgccatcatggctactggcggcctTGAtcgacgctcccacgtttaaatgtacatatatactctataaagtggacggggggatggccgccgcagaagctcagttggtagagaatcggacgcgttattcgaatgtcgcaggtccggtccctgcccgctgcaagttatcttttcgtccacttttctttcttcacatttacctcacatttactactaataacatcccctatactttccttggcatcattgtctgttagtgctcattattattgtgtataacaaagaaaaacgagcccttaaaattaacgcttctttccttcattcatagcgagggtcccgttctggcagacttgatgctttcaggtggtatgcgagggattattggtcagctgccagctcgtaataagtccacgtgctacgtgacgccaacaggcagaaaaaaatgtgttccacactcgccgtcatggctactggcggcgctgactgacgctcccacgtttaaatgtacatatataccctataaagtggaaggggggggggggatggccgccgcggtagctcagttggtggagcatcggacacgttattcgaaggtcgcaggttcgatccctgcccgcggcaggttatcttttcgtccacttttctttcttcacatttaccttacatttactattgataacatcccctatactttccttggcattattgtctgttagggctcattaatattgcgcataacaaagaaaaacgagcccttaaaattaacacttctttccttcatacactAGTAGCCTAGCCTTATGACACTTATTTATGTTGCTAGTAACATATTGCGATTGTATACTGTATATAGATGGTTTCGCCAGCGCTTAccgttctctggcaacattgtgtgttCACCTGAAATGCTccctagaaaacttcctgtttaccttgttttagcgCGGTTTTAGCCTGCGTTGCTGGTCGTGACTGCatgtgtttcgatgttttctgcgGATGAAATTATTCCGATGAATCGCTCGCAACTCGGGCACTGATGTGTAGTgccaggatgcagtctgcgatCAGCAACTAATTCGCTATCGCAAGTCAAAACGTTCTGTTCCGCGACAGATGAAGGCAGAAAAAGTGACTGGATTGCAGCGATCAGGCGACAAAAACTGAATTCCCACAAAGAGCCCGTAGATTTGTTCTGCCCATTTCATCAAATTTAAGGCAAGTAAAGTTCAATGCATACTCAGACAATGCTCAGACGTTAGTCGAAGGTCCCCATTTACAAGTAACACGTCGGACGCCATCGTCTGCCACCCATGACAGATAGCTGCACTGACGCCTGAAGTGGATAGCAAAATG includes the following:
- the LOC119371864 gene encoding uncharacterized protein LOC119371864 — encoded protein: MFISKAHIYDGDSNYDDCKILPPNLLKQPPHVKNNNVYFYNLYSALKHISDLDKLRNEGIKTAALTVSVGLYGRWYLVDTDSQGNVRNYTPGDTCFQDKIEQQMAGIATVCKNPKYDSIRESEEMSCSYVVDKNAAMTFVYDTPATLRYKLCLTKRNVTGLQYGITAARLEYSDAFDHCGLGTFPMLTAVKNTLTFFKEKYNSPDAYDECLSTKSSAEEDQVTDML